Proteins from a genomic interval of Bacteroidota bacterium:
- a CDS encoding DNA starvation/stationary phase protection protein: protein MNQPVVDALRLVVADTYALIGQTHLCHWNVRGPSFFSLHTAFEEQYNELFVAVDEIAERIRAKGALAPGGLSNLSKMAGIEEIAEDAGATAMVQHLVNANEKLLADLKAARDAAGDANDSETEDLMIARIQVHEKTVWMLKSFLEVA, encoded by the coding sequence ATGAATCAACCTGTAGTTGATGCACTCCGACTAGTTGTTGCTGATACCTATGCCCTGATCGGCCAGACCCATCTTTGCCACTGGAATGTTCGCGGTCCTTCCTTTTTTTCGCTGCATACCGCTTTTGAAGAACAGTACAATGAACTCTTTGTAGCTGTAGATGAAATTGCAGAGCGGATCCGCGCAAAAGGTGCGCTGGCACCCGGTGGGTTATCCAATCTTTCGAAAATGGCCGGCATCGAAGAAATTGCTGAAGACGCAGGTGCCACAGCGATGGTTCAACACCTGGTCAATGCCAACGAGAAACTACTTGCTGACCTCAAAGCTGCGCGTGATGCCGCCGGCGATGCAAATGATTCGGAAACAGAAGACTTGATGATCGCCCGTATCCAGGTGCACGAAAAAACCGTGTGGATGTTAAAGAGCTTTCTCGAAGTAGCCTGA